A genomic segment from Bacillus sp. 2205SS5-2 encodes:
- a CDS encoding helix-turn-helix domain-containing protein: protein MKLSSIPPTVVKKFLQKRNSSQQNLYTHPSYSLELKLIDSISRGDSELALLTLNEINSNERASLANRSLRSLKNSLICTCTLFTRAAITGGVVPEDAFHLSDVYIGEIENLTTLSSLQALEYEMLDSFIKTVKGQMRPAYHPVVNKALTYIKEHILTSMSLEDIAKHVQVHPNYLSSLFKSNVGESLISFMNRKKVEESKYFLHHSESSLLDIAHLFGFCNQSYYSSLFKKYTGTTPRHYRNHFFE, encoded by the coding sequence TTGAAACTAAGCTCGATTCCTCCTACCGTAGTGAAAAAGTTTCTCCAAAAAAGAAATTCGTCTCAACAAAATTTATATACACACCCATCCTATTCCTTGGAACTGAAGTTAATAGATAGTATTTCACGTGGTGATTCGGAGCTAGCTCTCCTTACCCTCAATGAAATCAATTCAAATGAACGGGCTTCCTTAGCTAATCGTTCATTACGTTCCTTGAAAAACTCACTTATTTGCACATGCACATTATTTACTCGTGCAGCCATAACAGGTGGAGTCGTACCAGAAGATGCCTTTCATTTAAGTGATGTCTATATTGGAGAAATTGAAAATTTAACAACTCTTTCTTCATTACAAGCATTAGAATACGAGATGCTTGACTCCTTTATAAAGACGGTCAAAGGGCAAATGCGACCTGCTTATCATCCAGTGGTCAATAAAGCCCTTACTTATATCAAAGAACATATTTTAACTAGTATGTCTCTCGAAGATATTGCCAAGCATGTCCAAGTACACCCAAACTATTTATCTAGTTTGTTTAAGAGTAATGTGGGAGAGTCGCTTATTTCATTTATGAATCGAAAAAAAGTGGAGGAATCGAAATACTTCCTTCATCATTCAGAATCAAGTCTGCTTGATATTGCCCATTTATTCGGATTTTGCAACCAAAGCTACTATTCCTCCCTCTTTAAAAAGTATACTGGTACGACGCCGCGACACTATCGCAATCATTTTTTTGAATAA
- a CDS encoding putative bifunctional diguanylate cyclase/phosphodiesterase, whose amino-acid sequence MNLDMLVMHMVPLLISTLLISVSCYLVFQMVLSYGTKPVQTKTLKVDALLVAIILTIDAFLTMAFVSLELLMERAAIFVLSYFGITLVGVYALMWLLQKSYLKAFRHFLNGMIFTTYTIIGNFTSFSLLGMEVLEVKIEQVALAIILIAGVTFPFFRFLTQLTRESSTNDFQGQKYFWSGLMGFAIAGLPILVVNSIFPSSSLDLGLFHNESGIYVSYMIQILAMLIIWFIPDIFAENKLQKQVKNLKEREDWYYSLFENNPIAVFTFNTLGEIVETNPHVFTLTGYYQDHVLSRSFRPYVLKEDLPVIIKKFQAALKGLGSEFELHIVHKKGHHILTKVTIVPVITEGKVVGAHALVYDITKSREAERKIEYIAYHDDLTGLPNRRYLENFATKVLEQEDGKHAIMLLDLNRFKIINDTLGHAYGDFLLIEIAARLSKCIGKEDVVARMSGDEFIIILKDVEGKIDIQRVAKKIHCSLQNPVVINAHNINVSTSIGIAISPEDGEDMMTLLKKADIAMYTAKQKGNGVSFFYSSHLHERVINPIELEEDMRQALKNNEFELYYQPKFSTKSIQIVGFEALVRWVHPRKGIISPNHFIPLAEETGLIVPLGEYLLRQACFQMKAWEKEGITGLRVSVNVSSRQFHDEQFTNIVADVLEQTNLSPCALELEVTENTTMDNVYRAEKILNELNSMGVTISIDDFGVEYSSLSYLQKYSVDIIKIDRSFIDKVDEKSSNQAIVKAILAMAKHFQIEVVAEGVETEQQLQWLQQNQCDYVQGFYFSKPLPAEELKNWLLYPKVAVH is encoded by the coding sequence ATGAACTTAGACATGCTGGTTATGCATATGGTACCACTTTTGATAAGCACACTATTAATCAGTGTGAGTTGTTATCTGGTTTTTCAAATGGTTTTGTCTTACGGGACAAAACCTGTTCAGACCAAGACACTTAAAGTGGATGCTTTGTTGGTAGCTATTATCTTAACGATCGATGCTTTTCTCACCATGGCCTTTGTTTCCTTAGAATTATTAATGGAGCGGGCCGCCATCTTTGTACTCTCTTACTTTGGGATCACGCTGGTAGGTGTATATGCGTTAATGTGGCTATTACAGAAAAGCTATCTAAAAGCTTTTAGACATTTTCTGAACGGGATGATATTTACCACCTACACAATAATAGGAAATTTTACAAGCTTTAGCCTCCTAGGTATGGAGGTATTAGAGGTTAAAATTGAGCAAGTAGCGTTGGCAATCATTTTAATTGCAGGAGTAACCTTTCCCTTTTTTCGTTTTTTAACGCAACTTACAAGAGAATCGTCCACAAATGACTTTCAAGGACAAAAATATTTTTGGAGCGGGCTGATGGGATTTGCTATCGCAGGTCTTCCTATTTTGGTTGTAAACTCTATTTTTCCATCATCATCACTTGATTTAGGATTATTTCATAATGAAAGTGGAATCTATGTTTCCTATATGATCCAAATACTAGCCATGCTCATTATTTGGTTTATACCTGATATCTTTGCTGAAAATAAACTCCAAAAGCAAGTGAAAAACCTGAAAGAGCGAGAAGATTGGTATTACTCTTTGTTTGAAAATAACCCAATCGCCGTTTTTACGTTTAATACGCTCGGGGAAATTGTCGAAACTAACCCACATGTTTTCACATTGACTGGATATTATCAGGATCATGTTTTATCCAGATCGTTCCGCCCTTACGTCCTAAAAGAGGATTTGCCTGTGATCATTAAAAAGTTTCAGGCTGCTTTAAAAGGCCTTGGATCTGAGTTTGAATTACATATTGTTCATAAAAAAGGTCATCATATTTTAACCAAAGTGACCATTGTACCTGTGATAACAGAGGGAAAAGTGGTTGGTGCACATGCATTGGTCTATGATATTACGAAAAGTCGAGAGGCCGAAAGAAAGATAGAATATATAGCTTATCATGATGATTTAACCGGCTTACCCAACCGGCGTTATTTAGAAAATTTCGCAACAAAAGTTTTGGAGCAAGAAGACGGAAAACACGCAATTATGTTACTAGATTTAAATCGGTTTAAAATCATTAATGACACTTTAGGTCACGCATATGGAGATTTTTTATTGATAGAAATTGCTGCCCGGTTGTCAAAATGTATCGGGAAAGAAGATGTTGTTGCACGCATGAGTGGAGATGAGTTTATTATCATCCTAAAAGATGTTGAGGGGAAAATTGATATTCAACGAGTGGCAAAAAAAATCCATTGCTCTCTCCAAAATCCTGTTGTTATTAATGCGCATAATATTAATGTATCGACCTCGATTGGAATTGCCATTTCGCCTGAAGACGGTGAAGATATGATGACGCTTCTAAAAAAAGCTGATATCGCGATGTACACAGCGAAGCAAAAAGGGAATGGTGTCAGCTTCTTTTATTCATCGCATTTACATGAAAGGGTCATTAATCCAATTGAACTAGAGGAAGATATGAGACAAGCGTTAAAAAACAATGAATTTGAGTTATACTATCAACCGAAATTCTCGACTAAGAGCATTCAAATTGTTGGGTTTGAAGCGCTTGTTAGGTGGGTTCATCCTCGAAAAGGAATCATCTCGCCGAATCATTTTATCCCGTTAGCTGAAGAAACAGGTCTAATTGTGCCTCTTGGCGAGTATTTATTGAGGCAAGCTTGTTTTCAAATGAAAGCATGGGAAAAAGAAGGGATAACCGGCCTCCGGGTCTCAGTCAATGTTTCATCTCGCCAATTTCATGATGAACAATTCACGAATATTGTAGCGGATGTTTTAGAACAAACGAACCTCTCACCATGTGCTCTTGAATTAGAAGTGACAGAAAATACGACGATGGACAATGTATACAGAGCTGAGAAAATCCTCAATGAGTTGAATTCGATGGGAGTTACAATATCCATTGATGATTTCGGGGTTGAGTATAGTTCATTAAGCTATCTTCAAAAATATTCGGTAGATATCATTAAGATCGATCGAAGTTTTATTGACAAGGTCGATGAAAAATCATCGAACCAGGCAATTGTAAAAGCGATTTTAGCCATGGCCAAGCATTTTCAGATTGAAGTAGTCGCCGAAGGAGTCGAAACGGAGCAACAGTTACAATGGCTACAGCAGAACCAATGTGATTATGTTCAAGGGTTTTATTTTAGCAAGCCATTGCCAGCTGAAGAACTAAAGAATTGGTTGCTTTATCCAAAAGTAGCGGTGCATTAA
- a CDS encoding DNA alkylation repair protein, which translates to MVNQHSCGKPTIVDLEQVVKELWLAPEREFHYIALALLDKEKKKLTVSHLPLLEFLITTKSWWDTVDHLASGTAGGIGLVYPEESNQFFEKWVHSDHMWLNRTALLYQLKYKSATDVGTLFRYIKLHHSSNEFFIQKAIGWALREYSKTNPQAVRQFISEEPLAPLSKREGSKHINRLNSQTI; encoded by the coding sequence TTGGTTAATCAACACTCTTGTGGGAAACCAACAATTGTTGATCTTGAGCAAGTGGTAAAGGAGCTATGGCTTGCCCCTGAACGTGAATTTCATTATATAGCCTTAGCACTTTTAGACAAGGAAAAGAAAAAATTAACGGTCAGTCATCTGCCTTTGCTTGAATTTCTGATCACGACCAAATCGTGGTGGGATACAGTGGATCATTTAGCGAGTGGAACCGCAGGCGGAATTGGTCTTGTCTATCCTGAAGAGAGCAATCAGTTTTTTGAAAAGTGGGTTCATAGTGATCATATGTGGCTAAACCGGACGGCTCTTCTTTATCAACTGAAGTATAAAAGCGCTACCGATGTAGGTACCCTCTTTCGTTACATCAAGCTTCATCACTCTTCAAATGAATTTTTTATCCAAAAAGCAATTGGCTGGGCCTTAAGGGAGTATTCAAAAACAAACCCACAAGCAGTCAGACAATTTATTTCAGAGGAACCACTTGCCCCGTTGAGCAAAAGAGAAGGCTCGAAACATATAAATAGGCTGAATTCGCAGACAATATAG
- a CDS encoding L-lactate permease, which translates to MSIIEILTASTPILAVFLFLVILKLPATKAMPISLAMTAILAFFVWKVPVLQITAATLEGLIIAFSILWIVFGAILLLNTLTNSGALDSIRSGFSTISTDRRVQVIIIAWLFGSFIEGAAGFGTPAAIGAPLLVALGFPPLAAVSLALIADSSAVSFGAVGTPVIVGVDQGLREGASVAQGVQDVLGDGTMSGYLQEVATSAVFIDLFVGSFIPLILVGMLTRFFGENRSWKEGLALWKFAIFAGFSFTIPAFLVATLLGPEFPSIIGGLVGLAIVVPAAKKGFLLPEITWDFPKSVQVKKEASTSTSKQMPLYLAWVPYLFVALFLVLTRLEILPLKQWMLSVTVGWNNILGTDISTSFAPFYLPGTIFLVVVLLTIVLHKMNGELVKNTFTTSAKTMVGSAIALGTAVPMVRIFINSSINGADLMSMPMELASLVSGLVGNGWPLVAPLIGALGSFISGSATFSNMMFSLFQFSVADQIAVDQQLVLSLQVLGANAGNMVCVLNVVAAASVVGMVGKEGTIIRMTLGPMLYYAAMSGIIGSILIFIF; encoded by the coding sequence ATGTCAATCATTGAAATTTTAACAGCTTCTACTCCCATTTTAGCTGTATTCTTATTTTTAGTAATCCTTAAATTACCCGCCACAAAGGCGATGCCAATTAGTTTAGCCATGACAGCAATATTAGCTTTCTTCGTATGGAAGGTTCCTGTTTTACAGATTACCGCTGCGACGTTAGAAGGTTTGATTATTGCTTTTTCCATCCTATGGATTGTCTTTGGTGCCATCTTACTTTTGAATACATTAACGAATAGTGGCGCACTTGATTCCATTCGAAGTGGTTTCTCGACCATTTCAACCGATCGACGTGTTCAAGTGATCATTATTGCTTGGCTGTTCGGATCATTTATTGAAGGTGCCGCAGGATTTGGTACACCAGCAGCCATCGGAGCACCACTTCTGGTTGCGCTCGGCTTCCCTCCCCTAGCTGCTGTTTCATTAGCCTTGATTGCGGACAGTTCCGCGGTATCATTTGGGGCAGTCGGGACACCGGTCATTGTAGGTGTCGATCAAGGACTCCGTGAAGGAGCTTCTGTCGCTCAAGGGGTACAAGATGTACTCGGGGATGGAACAATGAGCGGATATTTGCAAGAAGTTGCTACTAGCGCTGTTTTTATCGACCTATTTGTCGGTTCCTTTATTCCGCTTATCTTAGTCGGTATGCTTACGCGCTTCTTTGGAGAAAACCGTTCATGGAAAGAAGGACTTGCACTATGGAAATTTGCTATCTTTGCCGGATTCAGCTTCACTATTCCTGCCTTTTTAGTGGCGACATTGCTTGGTCCTGAATTCCCTTCCATTATAGGTGGACTTGTTGGACTAGCTATTGTCGTCCCTGCTGCAAAAAAAGGGTTCTTGTTACCCGAAATAACGTGGGATTTCCCAAAATCTGTTCAAGTTAAAAAAGAAGCATCAACATCTACTTCCAAACAGATGCCACTCTATCTCGCATGGGTGCCATACTTATTTGTCGCTCTTTTCCTTGTGCTGACACGATTAGAAATTCTTCCTTTAAAACAATGGATGTTATCCGTAACCGTTGGCTGGAATAATATCCTTGGAACGGATATCAGTACGTCCTTTGCACCCTTCTATTTACCGGGTACAATCTTTCTAGTCGTTGTATTACTCACAATTGTCCTGCATAAAATGAATGGAGAACTTGTCAAAAATACTTTTACAACTTCAGCCAAAACAATGGTTGGAAGTGCCATTGCACTTGGAACAGCCGTCCCAATGGTACGTATTTTCATTAATTCTAGCATCAATGGAGCCGATCTAATGAGTATGCCGATGGAGCTTGCTTCTTTAGTTTCAGGTTTAGTTGGAAACGGATGGCCGCTTGTCGCTCCACTGATTGGTGCACTTGGTTCTTTTATTTCGGGAAGCGCAACATTTAGTAATATGATGTTCTCACTATTCCAATTTAGCGTTGCCGATCAAATTGCCGTCGATCAACAGCTAGTACTCTCTCTACAAGTCCTTGGAGCCAACGCCGGAAATATGGTTTGTGTTCTCAATGTCGTCGCTGCTGCCTCTGTAGTGGGAATGGTCGGGAAAGAAGGAACGATTATTCGGATGACCCTCGGACCAATGCTCTATTACGCTGCAATGTCTGGGATCATTGGCTCCATCCTAATATTTATTTTTTAA
- a CDS encoding L-threonine 3-dehydrogenase, whose amino-acid sequence MKKILVTGALGQIGTELIAKLRKSYGTDNVIATDIREIDHEVVTGGPFELLDVTDGERMMKLAKQYKVDTVIHLAALLSATAEAKPLLAWNLNMGGLVNALEVARELNCKFFTPSSIGAFGPSTPKEATPQDTIQRPTTMYGVNKVAGELLCDYYYQKFGVDTRGLRFPGLVSYVAPPGGGTTDYAVEIYYEALRNGSYESFIAEGTNMDMMYMPDALDAIVSLMEADASKLLHRNAFNVTAMSIAPEDVAAEIQKHLPDFRMSYKVDPIRQAIAQSWPNSIDASEAAAQWGFKAQYNLQSMTADMLEKLKQKVPANRRQA is encoded by the coding sequence ATGAAAAAGATACTTGTAACGGGTGCTCTTGGTCAAATTGGTACCGAACTGATTGCAAAGCTTCGTAAGAGTTATGGAACCGACAATGTCATTGCAACGGATATCCGTGAAATCGATCATGAGGTCGTGACGGGTGGACCATTTGAACTATTGGATGTGACCGATGGTGAAAGAATGATGAAGCTTGCTAAACAATATAAAGTGGACACCGTGATTCACTTAGCTGCTCTTTTATCCGCAACAGCAGAAGCGAAGCCACTACTAGCCTGGAATTTAAATATGGGAGGGCTGGTCAATGCACTAGAAGTAGCGCGTGAGTTAAATTGTAAATTTTTCACACCAAGTTCAATTGGTGCCTTTGGACCAAGCACCCCAAAGGAGGCTACTCCGCAAGATACGATTCAACGTCCAACAACAATGTACGGTGTGAATAAAGTAGCGGGCGAATTGCTATGTGATTACTATTATCAAAAGTTTGGCGTAGATACACGCGGACTCCGTTTTCCAGGTTTAGTTTCGTATGTGGCACCACCTGGTGGGGGAACAACGGATTATGCAGTTGAAATTTACTATGAAGCATTAAGGAATGGATCGTATGAATCCTTTATCGCAGAAGGTACGAATATGGATATGATGTACATGCCCGACGCGTTAGATGCGATTGTTAGTTTAATGGAAGCAGATGCTTCAAAGTTACTTCATCGGAATGCCTTTAATGTTACAGCGATGAGCATAGCCCCGGAAGATGTTGCAGCAGAAATTCAAAAACATCTTCCTGATTTCCGCATGAGCTATAAGGTTGATCCAATTCGTCAAGCCATTGCACAAAGCTGGCCGAATTCCATTGATGCAAGTGAAGCCGCAGCTCAATGGGGCTTCAAAGCACAATATAACCTACAAAGCATGACGGCTGACATGCTCGAAAAGTTAAAACAAAAAGTGCCCGCTAATCGGCGACAAGCATAG
- a CDS encoding glycoside hydrolase family 65 protein — protein sequence MTWSITSNSLNHEQLLNEESLFFTGNGYLGIRGNFEEGYDQNRKSIRGSYLNAFYDDVEITYGEKLHAFPDTQQKLLNVMDTQSIHIFLGNGSEREVFSLFTGEILAYERALHLDRGLAQRTIHWRSPLGKEVKLTFKRLVSFVHKEVFCQQVTIDPVTFTGHVTIVSTVTGDVTNYVNADDPRVASGHAKRLHVIAKEQRKNASLIEVETYHSKLKSASHTSCTVSLPSEKEQFEEGHKLETHFHFSLEKKVMFEKKSIFVDTIRHGQKLLPLLEVKANQLEDQDFSTLLEKQVNYLQSYWNHADVAIQGDEQLQEGIRFNLFQLLQSVGKDRYSNIAAKGLSGEGYEGHYFWDTEIYMFPVFLLTNPELAKNLLLYRYHILDAARDRAKEMGHKQGALFPWRTISGTECSAYYPAGTAQYHISGDVAYSYIQYYLATKDLEFMERYGAEVLFETARLWLEVGHFHQGNFRIDAVTGPDEYTCIVNNNYYTNLLAQHNLKWAVTIFDMMSKEKAVSQLCERLSLSAEEVFQWRQAAELMYLPFDEERKINPQDDTFLQKKKWDFDSTPQDNYPLLLHYHPLTLYRYQVCKQADTVLAHFLLEDAQDQEVLHRSYDYYENITTHDSSLSSCIFSIMASKVGYHDKAYRYFEETARLDLDNTHGNTKDGLHMANMGGTWLAIVQGFGGLRVKESGLSLAPSLPENWTSYAFSIVFQNRHLHFEVRDDQVNATLVSGDPLTIMLHGEKLDLM from the coding sequence ATGACTTGGTCAATCACCTCAAACAGTCTTAATCACGAGCAGCTATTAAATGAAGAGAGTTTATTTTTTACCGGAAATGGATATCTGGGGATTCGCGGGAATTTTGAGGAAGGTTATGATCAGAATCGAAAATCTATTCGCGGCTCGTATTTGAATGCCTTTTACGATGATGTTGAAATCACATACGGAGAGAAACTTCACGCCTTTCCAGACACTCAGCAGAAGTTATTAAATGTGATGGATACACAATCAATCCACATCTTTTTAGGGAACGGATCGGAGCGAGAAGTATTTTCGCTGTTTACCGGTGAAATTCTTGCCTATGAGCGTGCTCTCCATTTAGATCGTGGTTTAGCGCAACGAACTATCCACTGGCGTTCTCCATTAGGGAAAGAAGTCAAACTTACCTTTAAACGTCTTGTTTCCTTTGTCCATAAAGAAGTATTTTGTCAGCAGGTTACGATTGATCCTGTTACGTTTACGGGACATGTCACGATTGTGTCGACGGTCACTGGCGATGTCACGAACTATGTCAATGCAGACGATCCCCGTGTAGCATCAGGACATGCAAAACGTCTCCATGTGATAGCTAAGGAGCAAAGGAAGAACGCATCTCTCATCGAGGTCGAGACGTATCACTCCAAGTTAAAATCTGCCTCTCATACAAGTTGTACAGTATCCCTTCCATCTGAAAAAGAACAATTCGAAGAGGGGCATAAGTTAGAGACTCATTTTCATTTCTCACTAGAAAAAAAAGTGATGTTTGAAAAGAAGTCCATTTTTGTTGATACGATTAGACATGGTCAAAAGCTTCTACCACTGCTAGAAGTAAAAGCGAATCAACTAGAGGATCAGGATTTTTCAACCCTTCTAGAGAAGCAAGTGAACTATCTTCAATCTTATTGGAATCATGCGGATGTGGCGATTCAGGGGGATGAACAGCTTCAAGAAGGCATCCGGTTTAATCTCTTTCAGCTATTACAATCAGTCGGCAAGGATCGCTACTCAAATATAGCGGCAAAAGGATTATCCGGAGAAGGCTATGAGGGGCATTATTTTTGGGATACTGAAATCTATATGTTTCCTGTCTTTTTATTGACCAATCCAGAGTTAGCAAAAAATTTACTTCTATATCGCTATCATATTTTAGATGCTGCGAGAGATCGGGCAAAAGAAATGGGACACAAACAAGGGGCTCTCTTTCCGTGGCGAACGATTTCGGGAACCGAATGCTCCGCCTACTACCCAGCAGGTACAGCGCAGTATCATATTAGTGGCGATGTCGCCTATAGTTATATTCAATATTATTTAGCAACAAAGGATCTTGAGTTTATGGAGAGATACGGGGCCGAGGTATTGTTTGAAACGGCTCGCTTATGGCTGGAGGTCGGTCATTTTCATCAAGGGAACTTTCGGATTGATGCAGTAACGGGACCAGATGAGTACACATGCATCGTGAATAATAATTATTATACGAATCTATTAGCACAGCATAACTTAAAATGGGCGGTTACTATATTTGATATGATGTCGAAAGAAAAAGCTGTTTCTCAACTATGTGAGCGTCTTTCGCTTTCAGCGGAGGAGGTGTTTCAGTGGAGACAGGCAGCGGAACTCATGTATCTCCCTTTCGACGAAGAGCGGAAGATAAATCCTCAAGATGATACGTTTTTGCAAAAGAAAAAATGGGATTTTGACTCGACGCCGCAAGATAATTACCCACTGCTGCTTCATTATCATCCCTTAACTCTTTATCGCTATCAAGTATGTAAACAGGCTGACACGGTGCTCGCTCACTTTTTATTGGAAGATGCTCAAGATCAAGAGGTTCTTCACCGCTCATATGATTATTATGAAAATATCACAACCCATGATTCTTCCCTTTCATCATGCATTTTTAGTATCATGGCTAGCAAAGTCGGTTATCACGACAAAGCGTATCGTTACTTTGAAGAAACCGCTCGACTGGACTTAGATAATACCCACGGAAATACGAAGGATGGTCTTCATATGGCCAATATGGGTGGGACCTGGCTCGCCATTGTTCAAGGTTTTGGTGGATTAAGAGTCAAGGAAAGCGGTCTCTCGTTAGCGCCATCTCTACCTGAAAATTGGACAAGTTATGCTTTTTCAATCGTCTTCCAGAATCGTCATCTCCATTTTGAAGTGAGAGACGATCAAGTGAACGCAACGCTTGTAAGTGGTGACCCACTCACGATCATGCTCCATGGTGAAAAGCTAGATTTGATGTGA
- a CDS encoding glycine C-acetyltransferase has translation MTSHTLTQFLNTNLNELKNQGLYNEIDPVQGPNGPIITIEGRKLINLSSNNYLGLATDERLKEVGKKAIDEYGVGAGAVRTINGTLDVHLELEDTIAKFKGTEAAIAYQSGFNCNMAAISAVMDKNDAILSDELNHASIIDGCRLSRAKVIRVKHSDMDDLRAKAKEATESGLYNKVMVITDGVFSMDGDIAKLPEIVEIAEEFDLITYVDDAHGSGVLGKGAGTVKHFGLSDKVDFQMGTLSKAIGVVGGYVAGKQELIDWLKVRSRPFLFSTALTPADVVACKHAIEILMESTELHDRLWENGDYLKKGLKELGFNIGESETPITPCIIGDEKLTQAFSQRLSEEGVYAKSIVFPTVPKGTGRVRNMPTAAHSKEMLDTAIGIYEKVGKELGILS, from the coding sequence ATGACCAGTCATACTCTTACACAATTTTTAAACACTAACTTAAATGAATTGAAGAATCAAGGGCTCTACAATGAAATTGATCCTGTGCAAGGACCGAATGGACCGATAATAACGATTGAGGGAAGAAAGCTTATTAACCTATCTTCCAATAATTATCTTGGTTTAGCAACGGACGAACGCTTGAAAGAAGTGGGAAAAAAGGCAATTGACGAATACGGAGTCGGAGCGGGTGCGGTTCGAACGATTAATGGGACCTTAGATGTCCATTTAGAATTAGAAGATACGATTGCGAAATTTAAAGGGACAGAGGCTGCTATTGCGTATCAATCAGGATTTAACTGTAATATGGCTGCGATTTCGGCTGTCATGGATAAGAATGATGCGATTCTTTCTGACGAACTCAATCATGCCTCGATTATTGATGGTTGCCGTCTTTCACGTGCAAAAGTTATCCGGGTGAAGCATTCGGATATGGACGATTTACGTGCAAAAGCAAAAGAAGCGACGGAGTCAGGTTTATATAACAAAGTAATGGTCATTACAGATGGCGTCTTTTCAATGGATGGCGATATTGCTAAACTTCCTGAGATCGTTGAAATTGCAGAGGAATTTGATTTAATTACCTATGTTGATGATGCCCATGGATCAGGTGTATTAGGGAAAGGGGCCGGAACGGTTAAGCATTTTGGTCTGTCAGACAAGGTCGATTTCCAAATGGGAACATTATCAAAAGCTATTGGTGTTGTTGGCGGTTATGTGGCCGGAAAACAAGAGTTAATTGACTGGCTAAAAGTCCGTTCACGTCCATTCCTATTCTCTACTGCCCTCACTCCAGCTGATGTGGTGGCGTGTAAACATGCGATTGAAATTCTGATGGAATCCACGGAGCTTCATGACAGGTTATGGGAGAACGGTGATTATTTGAAAAAAGGGCTGAAAGAATTAGGCTTTAACATAGGGGAAAGTGAAACGCCAATCACACCATGTATAATAGGAGACGAAAAACTAACGCAAGCCTTCTCACAACGACTGAGTGAAGAAGGTGTTTATGCTAAATCAATTGTGTTCCCAACTGTACCAAAGGGAACGGGACGTGTCCGCAACATGCCAACAGCGGCTCATTCGAAGGAAATGCTGGATACAGCCATTGGCATCTATGAAAAAGTAGGGAAAGAATTAGGAATTCTTTCTTAA